GGTGCCTCTGTCACTGGGGTTGAGGGCAATCATTTTTCGTAATAGATCCCTTATCTCCAAAGACAGATAAGGTGGGATGGGGTACTGCCCTTGTAGGATTTGCTTCCGCAGTTCCTGGAAGTCTTTTCCCACAAAGGGCTGGGACCCAGTTACCATGGTGTAGAGCACTGCTCCCAAGCTCCACACGTCCACCGCAGGGCCGCTGTAGCTCTGCCCTAGGAAGAGTTCCGGGGCAGCATAACGGTGTGTGCCACAGATCGTGTCCGCTTGGCCAGTGTCATCACACTCGTTGCTGAGGCCAAAGTCTGTAAGTTTGATATTCATGTTGGAATCAAAGAGGAGGTTCAGTGGCTTCAGGTCCCGGTGCACGATGCCCCTCTCGTGGCAGTGCTGCAGGGCGGAGACCAGCTGCTGGAACGGGCCTCGGGCCTCCGCCTCTGTCATACGGCCATGGATCTTCAAATAGCGGTACATGTCCCCCCCACTGAGGTACTCCAGCACCACGAAAAATGTCTCCTCCGTGTCAATCACCCCCAGCAGTTTTACAATATTGGGGTGATTCAGAGCCTTCAGACTGCACACTTCCCGGAAAACTGCCTGGACACTTGAGAAGCTCTGACGCCTTTTCTTTATGACCTTCACAGCCACCTGTGTCCCGGTCAGAATGTGCCGGGCCAACTTCACTTTACCGAAGGTGCCTTCACCAATGGTGTGGAGGATCTCGAAGTCATCAATATGAGCCTCCTTGTCAGCAGAGTTGGCTGTGAGGCCCGGCATCGTGGTGATCTGCTAACTACACTGACTGACAGCACTACCGAGCAACGCTAACTATGCTAACTAACAATGCTAACTGTACTAACAGTGCTAAGTATGCTATCTCTACTAACAACGCTAACTACGCTAACTGTACCAACAGCGCTAACTAGTACTAACTACACTAACTATGCTAATCAAGTATTAACTATACCAACTATGCTAACTATACCAACACTACTGACTACGCTAactgtagaaagaaaaatgagacaaataaaaaagagtagagaaaagagggaaaaaaatcaacaaaatggcagaaacaaggaaaaaacaagcTAACTGTAGGTCCAAGGCTGTCAGGTCACCAAAAGCAGCTTCCTGGGCTCTAAGGACCAAAAACCTGGGCCCAGCTTTCTCTTTTATACGGCTTTGTGAAGTACATCACAATGGTGCACTCTGAGGTCAGAGCAAGAAGTGGGCTCATCACAGCTGGGGATACACCACAGTGGTTTTCGCACTTTTTGAGTTCAAGGCCCCTTTACACTTAGGAAAAAGGATCccaaagaaatttttctttacGTGTGTTATTAGATATtggtattcactttgttataaattaaaatCTGTAGGCTACTTCAGTGgcctttttatttctagtttgaaaatgtgtaataattttaaagaccTCATAATGTCTACACTTGAAATGTTCAATTCCTTTTCCTTAAATTCTGGTCTCAAAATAATGTTACAACTTCACTGACCTCACGATGCTATACAAAATGTTCTGTTGCATAAGACATGATAAGGTACATTATGAAAGTCTATGAAGCTGAGAGAAGATTTGCCAGGAAGGTCATGAGCAGATTTCTCATCGGGAGCCTCGGAGGCCAGATGGCATGGCTCAATGTACTTGAAGTGTTGAAGGAAAGAAACCgtcaaccaagaatcctatatcTAGCAAAACTTTCCTtcgaaaatgagggagaaatcaaGACCTTCCCAGTTAATCAAGAGTTGAGAGAGTTCTTAACCACCAGACCTGCCTGCCACAGGGAGTTCTTCAGGTTGGAGTCAAGGTCCCTGCACAGTAGCTCAAAGccttatgaagaaataaagacctCTGGCCAAAGTAGACAGACGGGCGATGAGAAAAGCTAGTACTATTGTAACTTTGGCTTGTAGCTCCACTTTTTGTCTTCTATTTGATTTAAGAgactaatatataataaaatacacacatataaatcaaaaaaaaaaaaaaagatcacctcTTCACCTAGAAAAGTTACTTCACCCCCACTTTAGCCTAACTTTGGGAATTCCCATCAACAACATTCTTCTTTCCACTGCAGGAAGCAACGCTGCCGGAAGCTATGGCAAGCAGAGCCTCTTCTAAAATGCCTTGGAtgattgcagcaacatggatgcaactagagattatcatactgagtgaagtcagtcagaaagagaaagacaaataccatgtgataccacttacatgtggaatctaaagtatggcacaaatgaacctatctatgaaacagaaacagactcacagacatagagaactgacttgtggttgccgaggaggaggggggtgggagagggaagggctgggagtgtggcattagcagatgtaaactattatatataggagggataaacaacaaggtcctactgtatagcacagggaacgatagtcaatatcctgtgataaactgtaatggaaaagaatataaaaaaggaacgtctatatgtgtataactgagtcactttgccatacagcagattggcacaagattgtaaatcaacgatacgtcaataaaaacaataaaataaaataaaaaatgcctcTGAGGATGTACAGAGCCCCTGCTCCTGCTGACTACGTCTCTGCAGCACCCAACACTGTGAAACCCCGCCCCCAGCTGAGGTCACTCCAGTCCTGTGTCTCCTTCCTTTGTCCTCTGTCTCCCACCAGTGTTTCTCTAACACAAACACAAAGAACTGCTGTGTTTTCACTCAGTCTCACTGTTCACGTTCCCACGCTTGATTGGGGCATCAGACCTGCAAGAGTTCAAAACTTACTGGGTGGTAGAACTGCCAtttctctgcctgtctctcaTTATAAAGAACTTCTCTGAAATTCTGAATTCACTGGTCTGGTCGTCCATTCACCAGCAAGTATCTAGGTACTGGGGTTAAGAGCTAGGAATGAGATACAGTTGTTAGTAAAGAAACAACCaaccccaaatggagtcacttgtgctaagtcccacatcagcaaaccaagacttaatatcTAACCTAATTGCACTTTCAGCCTCTCTCAGGAATGTGACCTTTCACCAATAGATCTGGAACTACCTGGTCAGCACTAGAGGGGTGacccccaccttcccccacaaGGAAGGTGACCCTGCCTGAAACAATCCACTCTTAGCTAGAAACTTCCCTTTTCCGCCCCCTCCTGCCTGTAAAGGTCTTGCATTTTTTACAGCCCCGCAGAGCTCCTTTCTACTTGTTCAATGAGATGCTGCCCGGTTCAtaaatcattgaataaagccaattcgatcttcaaatttactcagttagaattttatttttttaatacagtgatgagcaaaacacataaaaagagaGGCATCAAACTCTTCAGAGAGTGTATCCCATTATCCCTCACACTCTTGGAAGCCTGGGTCAGCAGAAATGGAGGAGAGCCAGTGACAAGAAAAAGCCTCTTGAAAACCAAATCAGAGGTCCTGAAATACTACAGACTTACTTGTACAAGTGGGTGGGAACAAGCAGAGAGTAGCAGTTGTTTATTATTGTACACTGTATTCGAGGGAAACATTTGGAGTTCAAGAATAGAGATTTAAAGATGAGATGCTAAAATGCATAACCACTTGTCCAAAACAGGCCAGAAAACCTTAAGTTTTTGCCTTGTTTAAAAGAAGTCCTAAGTAAAGGGAAAAccaaatattatgaaaaatttggGAGACATCTCACATACCAACCTTCCCTTTATTTGAATTACTTCATTATCATTACTTTAGAGTTATGTACACTCATCAAAGTTAATTTATTCTGAGTTGAGAAGTCCATTTTATCATCGTGTGTATTgtgcttacattttaaaatcagaaacaacttCCCCAAGATAAAACTGATTCTTCATCTCTTTTGGTTTTAATATTCCAAAATAGATTAGGTGACTTGGGGTATTATTTTGACCCTATGTTGATTTGCCTACCTTGTAAAGGAGCAAGGAACTTTTCCTTCAACCCTTATTTTCCTAGtgatttgtttaaaatgaaaggtaaatatgtgtttgtgggcatgtgtgtgtgtgtacaatcgTTTTTATATAGAGATTTATTTGTCTCAATTCACTTTGTAAAAGAGGTTTGTCTCAGAAAATCAGTGTCTTCTTGCTTTACTATTGtgctattgtgatttataataagaaa
This genomic window from Eubalaena glacialis isolate mEubGla1 chromosome 8, mEubGla1.1.hap2.+ XY, whole genome shotgun sequence contains:
- the LOC133096678 gene encoding serine/threonine-protein kinase MARK2-like, coding for MPGLTANSADKEAHIDDFEILHTIGEGTFGKVKLARHILTGTQVAVKVIKKRRQSFSSVQAVFREVCSLKALNHPNIVKLLGVIDTEETFFVVLEYLSGGDMYRYLKIHGRMTEAEARGPFQQLVSALQHCHERGIVHRDLKPLNLLFDSNMNIKLTDFGLSNECDDTGQADTICGTHRYAAPELFLGQSYSGPAVDVWSLGAVLYTMVTGSQPFVGKDFQELRKQILQGQYPIPPYLSLEIRDLLRKMIALNPSDRGTLPDLMRHPWVNMGQKEPLQPPCEEDLEVTMVRTPGLTCDQIQDTGTGSVSPRKPKVGVSIITVMPFSSGDLSGSELEPSPSPVVSSVQTRWLYQRKNVQLQEDQQAGQKTGESACPPPSLEARTATPSPAPQCGTGTSTSSSSRIGAPEGTSCPLCVSNPGRSSHTGQPESVSSSTLSGYSQKKQGVAGRIWNFILKHLCCKLPSKRRRNKVSPCEPHG